Proteins found in one Bremerella volcania genomic segment:
- a CDS encoding alpha/beta hydrolase-fold protein: MTDQPTYGNWRKIDLDGHLCELFEPRQRNEHGYVVIYLHGVHLGKLYHSPAFVEQFEKFGLPVVAPVTQRSWWTDRICEEFDPQRSAQTYLLQNVLPFVEEQYGARTSKVALFGTSMGGQGSLRFAYKFPDTFPIVAAVSPAIDYQNRMRDDPEDNLWQMYNSPEQARQDTTTLHIHPLNWPRNQFFCCCPEDTSWWESSDRLRMKLQSLGVPHTCDLETKGGGHGFNYYSLMAPKVVQFLWDCLEKERRRIV; the protein is encoded by the coding sequence ATGACCGATCAACCCACTTACGGCAACTGGCGAAAGATCGACCTCGATGGCCATCTGTGCGAACTGTTCGAGCCGCGGCAGAGGAACGAGCATGGGTACGTAGTGATCTATCTGCATGGGGTACACCTGGGGAAACTGTATCACAGCCCGGCGTTTGTCGAGCAATTTGAAAAGTTTGGTTTGCCGGTGGTTGCTCCTGTAACGCAGCGAAGTTGGTGGACCGATCGGATCTGCGAAGAATTCGATCCTCAGCGATCGGCCCAGACCTACCTGCTGCAAAACGTGCTGCCGTTTGTCGAAGAGCAGTACGGAGCCAGGACGTCGAAGGTGGCGCTGTTCGGGACGAGTATGGGGGGACAAGGCTCTCTACGGTTTGCCTACAAATTCCCTGATACCTTCCCGATTGTTGCTGCCGTGAGCCCGGCAATCGACTATCAGAATCGGATGCGCGACGACCCGGAAGATAACCTGTGGCAAATGTACAACAGTCCGGAACAGGCCCGGCAAGACACGACGACCTTGCATATTCACCCTCTGAACTGGCCCCGTAATCAATTCTTTTGCTGCTGCCCTGAAGACACCTCTTGGTGGGAAAGCTCAGATCGATTACGAATGAAGCTGCAGTCTTTGGGCGTGCCGCACACCTGCGATCTGGAGACCAAGGGCGGGGGGCATGGTTTCAACTACTACAGCCTGATGGCCCCCAAGGTGGTTCAGTTCCTTTGGGACTGCTTAGAAAAAGAACGCCGCAGAATTGTTTAG
- a CDS encoding HDOD domain-containing protein, protein MAGGSSITTGVSKTLGHAPQDSDEVGLVAQMVSRAQQLYSLPTVAMEVLELTANEHATVVQIKECIQRDPAMTLKILKVVNSPLFGLSGQVSDLNQALALLGIKPLKLLVLGFSLPKAMLQGIEAEVLAQYWQFALTKAVAAREIANLQRKNFGDEAFIAGLLSEIGALVMLQDLGDAYANFANKVLQEEADLSEMEWETLGFDHNILGCRLLQSWNLPENLVQVIREGNPSSGIDFGKLSGQSATLRLAHNLAEVLAHHRLNLMPKFLEQLKSTSSHDADTVEHLVVDIQEKLYQLAGVLSVSLPDGTDYCEVVAQAYVQLSQLAEAVAAPLALGDRAPHEQMIQSPEVQRLIDTTKSLAENGGVPLVADQPSNTDPSTEDVPVDPIMADVNLLTEIATSMQRCRAQRCEFSLSLLKINQFEDFVMVAGIEEVDVWRQLVAAIVDRLSDGLGRVLPCGEMSLAVLLDDHDRHQTVTLTRQILDLVTNWSQRRECHQGVELTLSSGVASACVPPKSLPPQEIFQAARRCLLAASKGGGNAIKSIEVL, encoded by the coding sequence GTGGCAGGCGGTTCTTCCATAACGACCGGCGTATCCAAGACACTTGGTCACGCCCCGCAAGACTCGGACGAAGTGGGCTTGGTGGCTCAGATGGTTTCCAGGGCCCAACAGCTTTATTCGCTTCCTACCGTCGCGATGGAAGTTCTCGAGCTTACCGCCAACGAACATGCCACGGTCGTACAAATCAAGGAATGCATCCAGCGCGACCCGGCGATGACCCTCAAGATCCTGAAAGTCGTCAACAGCCCACTGTTTGGGCTTTCGGGCCAGGTGTCGGATCTCAACCAAGCCCTTGCGCTGCTGGGCATCAAACCGCTTAAGCTACTTGTGCTTGGCTTTAGCTTACCGAAGGCCATGCTGCAGGGAATTGAAGCTGAGGTGTTGGCTCAGTATTGGCAGTTTGCCTTGACCAAGGCCGTGGCCGCGCGCGAGATCGCCAATCTGCAGCGGAAGAACTTTGGGGACGAGGCATTCATTGCCGGATTGCTGTCTGAGATTGGAGCCTTGGTCATGCTTCAGGACTTGGGCGATGCCTACGCCAACTTTGCCAACAAGGTCCTGCAGGAAGAGGCCGACCTGTCGGAGATGGAATGGGAAACACTCGGATTTGATCATAACATTCTCGGTTGTCGGCTACTTCAAAGCTGGAACCTGCCAGAGAATCTGGTGCAAGTGATTCGGGAGGGGAATCCTTCTTCGGGAATTGATTTCGGCAAACTGAGCGGGCAATCGGCGACGCTTCGTCTCGCGCACAACTTGGCGGAGGTTCTCGCGCACCATCGCCTCAACTTGATGCCAAAGTTTCTCGAGCAGTTGAAGTCGACCTCTAGCCATGATGCCGATACCGTCGAGCACCTGGTAGTGGATATTCAGGAAAAACTGTATCAACTGGCCGGCGTCCTATCGGTATCCCTGCCAGATGGGACGGACTACTGCGAAGTGGTTGCCCAGGCCTACGTTCAGTTATCCCAGTTGGCCGAGGCAGTTGCCGCGCCGTTGGCCCTGGGAGATCGCGCACCTCACGAACAGATGATTCAATCGCCGGAAGTTCAGCGATTAATCGACACGACAAAGAGTCTTGCGGAAAACGGTGGGGTTCCTCTTGTCGCAGATCAGCCAAGCAATACGGATCCGTCTACTGAAGATGTGCCCGTCGATCCAATCATGGCCGACGTGAACCTGCTGACGGAGATTGCCACGTCGATGCAGCGTTGCCGCGCTCAACGCTGTGAGTTCTCATTGTCGCTTTTGAAAATCAATCAATTCGAAGACTTCGTCATGGTGGCCGGTATCGAGGAAGTCGATGTTTGGCGGCAGTTGGTCGCGGCCATCGTCGACCGTCTGAGCGATGGCCTAGGGCGGGTTCTGCCGTGCGGCGAGATGAGCCTGGCGGTTTTGTTAGACGATCACGACCGGCATCAAACGGTCACGTTGACTCGACAGATCCTCGACCTGGTAACGAACTGGTCGCAGCGTCGCGAGTGCCATCAAGGGGTCGAACTGACGCTTAGCAGCGGTGTGGCATCTGCCTGCGTGCCGCCGAAGAGTCTTCCGCCGCAAGAGATCTTTCAAGCGGCCCGGCGATGTCTGTTGGCGGCCTCTAAGGGGGGCGGCAATGCCATCAAGAGTATCGAAGTGCTGTAG
- a CDS encoding type II toxin-antitoxin system death-on-curing family toxin, producing MTAIVFLNIEDALAIHRWQIKTYGGQDGLRDRGLLEAALAMPLATFGEVELHPTIFDKASAYVFHLARNHPFIDGNKRIAAAAGIIFLKVNGFELIATQASYTELILNAAQGKTQKPEIAEFFRANTQPVA from the coding sequence ATGACTGCCATTGTTTTCCTCAACATCGAGGATGCATTGGCAATTCATCGGTGGCAAATCAAAACTTATGGTGGTCAAGATGGACTTCGTGACCGGGGATTGTTGGAAGCTGCCTTGGCAATGCCTTTAGCCACATTTGGCGAAGTAGAGCTTCACCCGACCATCTTTGACAAAGCGAGTGCTTACGTATTTCACCTCGCTCGCAATCATCCGTTCATTGATGGCAATAAGAGAATAGCTGCGGCTGCTGGAATTATCTTCCTGAAAGTGAACGGTTTCGAGCTAATAGCAACTCAGGCGAGCTACACGGAACTCATCCTGAATGCCGCCCAAGGAAAAACTCAGAAACCAGAGATCGCAGAGTTTTTCCGAGCCAATACCCAGCCAGTAGCTTAA
- a CDS encoding N-6 DNA methylase produces MIRVKSRQKTEYGDFQTPLVLAEAICRLLRAGGVNPGSVLEPTCGQGTFLEAAAHVFSNCKRLVGREWNRTYVAEARRRLTTTDCEVDVAQGDFFRQDWASLLGRQPGPLLVLGNPPWVTNSTLGSIGSGNLPTKSNFQNERGISAKTGKANFDISQWMIMHLLEAMPHQDGVLAMLCKTTVARKVLEQAWKTGLPITNCSIHKIDSREHFNASVDACLLVCHMQSTKPTTTCEVYERFDADHASTVLGMHSGNLVADHRALARQKHLLDTQATKRWRSGIKHDCRAVMQLERRGWGLVNGLGEMIELEPDYVYPWMPAGAVYRGEVKCTDKFLIVPQKRTGEDTAPIKSTAPRTWAYLQKHANRLADRKSSIYRGRPPFSIFGVGDYSFAKWKVAISALHKQLAFRVIGPQDGRPVMLDDTTYFLSFRTKKDAVAAAARLNSPDVQEFYRAWIFWDSKRPITSEILQRLKAAD; encoded by the coding sequence ATGATTCGCGTCAAAAGTCGCCAGAAAACAGAGTACGGCGACTTTCAAACTCCGCTGGTTCTCGCGGAAGCCATCTGTCGGTTACTCCGCGCAGGCGGCGTGAACCCTGGCAGCGTATTGGAACCTACCTGCGGACAAGGGACGTTTCTTGAGGCTGCGGCTCACGTTTTTTCCAATTGCAAACGACTCGTCGGACGCGAATGGAATCGCACTTATGTGGCGGAAGCTCGCCGCCGCCTTACGACTACGGACTGCGAGGTCGACGTCGCTCAAGGCGACTTTTTTCGGCAAGACTGGGCATCGCTACTAGGCCGACAACCGGGGCCCTTGCTCGTGCTGGGCAATCCACCATGGGTCACCAATTCAACCTTGGGATCGATCGGTAGTGGTAATCTCCCCACAAAGTCAAATTTTCAAAACGAACGGGGTATCTCGGCCAAGACTGGCAAAGCCAACTTCGATATCTCGCAGTGGATGATCATGCACCTGTTGGAAGCCATGCCCCACCAGGACGGCGTGCTGGCAATGCTTTGCAAAACGACCGTTGCCCGGAAGGTCTTGGAGCAGGCCTGGAAAACAGGGCTGCCTATCACGAACTGCTCAATCCATAAGATTGATTCCCGCGAGCACTTTAACGCCTCGGTCGATGCCTGCTTGTTGGTCTGTCACATGCAATCCACTAAGCCGACTACCACGTGCGAAGTCTATGAGCGGTTCGATGCCGACCACGCTTCGACCGTACTGGGCATGCACTCTGGCAATCTGGTTGCCGATCACCGGGCTCTCGCACGGCAAAAACATCTGCTTGATACTCAAGCGACCAAACGCTGGCGAAGCGGCATTAAGCACGATTGCCGCGCGGTCATGCAGCTTGAACGACGGGGTTGGGGACTAGTAAACGGGCTAGGGGAGATGATCGAACTAGAGCCTGACTATGTCTATCCATGGATGCCTGCCGGGGCCGTCTATCGCGGGGAAGTGAAATGTACCGACAAGTTCTTGATCGTGCCGCAGAAGCGAACAGGCGAAGACACCGCTCCGATCAAGTCCACCGCACCGAGAACATGGGCTTACCTGCAAAAGCATGCCAATCGACTGGCGGATCGCAAGAGTTCGATCTACCGGGGACGCCCTCCGTTTTCTATCTTCGGCGTTGGCGATTATTCGTTTGCTAAGTGGAAGGTCGCTATTTCGGCGCTACATAAGCAACTCGCGTTTCGCGTCATCGGACCGCAGGATGGCCGGCCGGTGATGCTCGACGATACGACTTACTTTCTGTCCTTTCGCACCAAGAAAGATGCGGTGGCCGCAGCGGCCCGGCTTAATAGCCCGGATGTGCAAGAGTTTTACCGAGCCTGGATCTTCTGGGACTCGAAGCGTCCGATTACGTCAGAGATTCTGCAGCGGCTCAAAGCTGCGGACTAG
- a CDS encoding LL-diaminopimelate aminotransferase, with protein sequence MSDPYFQKLFAERIGGENYGKGTAIYKFEKIKRAKRKALADYPDRQLIDFGIGENDEMAPESVRKVMAEEINKPENRGYADNGVAEFKKAAADYMKRMFGVELDAATEVNHCIGSKTALAMLPACFINPGDICLMTVPGYPVAGTHAAYYGGTVYKLPLLAENDFFPDLDGIPAEVKEKAKLLVINYPNSPTGKVATKEFYEKVVKFAKDNNLVVVQDAAHTVLTFEGEPLSFLSVPGAKDVGVEVHSLSKGFDMIGWRIGWVCGNPLLVQAFSDVKDNCDSGQFIAIQKAAAAALASEAIPKQTNAKYERRLKKLVDMLNRCGFQCKMPGGTYFLYTKSPSGVEGGPSFANAEEASQYLITEKSICTVPWDDAGAFLRFSVTYVAADEAAEDALMEETEKRLKQISLKFD encoded by the coding sequence ATGAGCGATCCTTACTTCCAGAAGCTGTTTGCTGAACGTATCGGTGGCGAAAACTACGGTAAGGGAACCGCGATCTATAAGTTCGAGAAGATCAAGCGGGCCAAACGCAAGGCACTGGCCGACTATCCTGATCGCCAGTTGATCGATTTCGGTATCGGCGAAAATGACGAAATGGCCCCGGAATCGGTCCGCAAAGTCATGGCCGAAGAGATTAACAAGCCAGAGAATCGCGGTTACGCCGACAACGGGGTGGCCGAGTTCAAGAAGGCCGCCGCCGACTACATGAAGCGGATGTTCGGCGTCGAACTCGATGCCGCGACCGAAGTGAACCACTGCATCGGTTCCAAGACGGCCCTGGCCATGTTGCCGGCCTGTTTCATCAATCCCGGCGATATCTGCCTGATGACAGTGCCTGGTTACCCGGTCGCCGGAACGCATGCAGCGTACTACGGTGGTACCGTATACAAGCTTCCTTTGTTAGCTGAAAACGATTTCTTTCCCGATCTCGACGGCATTCCGGCGGAAGTGAAAGAGAAGGCCAAGCTGTTGGTGATCAACTATCCCAACAGCCCAACCGGAAAGGTCGCGACCAAGGAGTTCTACGAAAAGGTCGTCAAGTTCGCTAAGGACAACAACCTGGTTGTCGTGCAGGACGCGGCCCATACCGTGTTGACCTTTGAAGGCGAACCACTCAGCTTCCTCAGCGTGCCAGGGGCTAAGGACGTGGGGGTGGAAGTCCATTCGCTGTCCAAGGGCTTCGACATGATTGGGTGGCGTATCGGTTGGGTGTGTGGCAATCCGCTGCTGGTTCAGGCATTCAGCGACGTGAAGGATAACTGTGACAGCGGGCAGTTCATTGCCATCCAAAAAGCAGCCGCGGCAGCCTTGGCTAGTGAAGCTATCCCCAAGCAAACCAACGCCAAGTACGAGCGTCGCCTGAAGAAGCTGGTCGACATGCTCAACCGCTGCGGTTTCCAATGCAAGATGCCTGGCGGGACGTACTTTCTTTACACGAAGAGCCCTTCCGGCGTCGAGGGTGGCCCAAGCTTCGCCAACGCCGAAGAGGCCTCGCAGTACCTCATCACCGAGAAGTCAATCTGCACCGTACCTTGGGACGACGCCGGAGCCTTCCTGCGATTCTCGGTCACATACGTCGCGGCCGATGAAGCGGCTGAAGACGCACTGATGGAAGAAACCGAAAAGCGATTGAAGCAGATCTCGTTGAAGTTCGATTAA
- a CDS encoding site-2 protease family protein, whose product MSTFLAGMTNWQPLEAMINLFAWSNNGVMGIPHAYDSFLSSPAVEMRRDLIHYLADWKSGLLYMAAMLGILFAHEMGHFLMALRYRVPASLPYFIPVPISPIGTFGAVIGMDGMRANRKQLFDIGLAGPLAGLVVAFPVLWYGVSQMDLSAPGTGSFKLDLPIAMAWMMQWFNVPGYEEGMYINQSQLNPFFMAGWVGLLVTGLNMIPVSQLDGGHVTYTMFGKSAHWIARAFLVVAVVFIISLGAYQWSLMLLLVILMRPDHPPTSDDSVPIGWFRYALGTVSLSIPLLCFPPMAIVAA is encoded by the coding sequence GTGTCCACCTTCCTTGCCGGGATGACCAACTGGCAACCGTTGGAAGCGATGATTAATCTGTTTGCCTGGTCGAACAATGGGGTGATGGGGATTCCTCATGCCTATGATTCGTTTCTTTCGAGTCCCGCCGTCGAGATGCGGCGCGACCTGATTCATTACTTGGCCGACTGGAAGAGCGGCTTGCTTTACATGGCGGCGATGTTGGGGATTTTGTTTGCCCACGAAATGGGGCACTTCCTCATGGCACTGCGTTACCGGGTTCCGGCCAGTCTGCCTTACTTTATTCCAGTACCGATCTCTCCGATCGGAACGTTCGGCGCCGTGATTGGCATGGACGGCATGCGTGCCAATCGCAAGCAATTGTTTGACATTGGATTAGCCGGCCCACTGGCCGGTTTGGTCGTGGCCTTTCCGGTGCTATGGTACGGCGTATCTCAAATGGATTTGTCGGCGCCAGGAACCGGATCGTTCAAGCTCGACTTGCCGATCGCGATGGCGTGGATGATGCAGTGGTTCAATGTCCCTGGGTATGAAGAGGGGATGTACATCAATCAAAGCCAACTCAACCCCTTTTTCATGGCCGGCTGGGTAGGGCTGCTGGTGACGGGGCTCAACATGATTCCGGTCAGTCAACTCGATGGAGGGCACGTGACTTACACCATGTTTGGAAAGAGCGCGCATTGGATTGCCAGGGCGTTTCTTGTGGTGGCGGTGGTCTTTATCATTTCGCTCGGTGCCTACCAGTGGAGCCTGATGCTGCTGCTGGTCATCTTGATGCGTCCCGATCATCCGCCGACCAGTGACGATAGTGTCCCGATTGGTTGGTTTCGCTACGCCCTGGGAACAGTATCCCTTAGCATTCCCCTGCTCTGCTTTCCGCCAATGGCGATCGTGGCCGCCTAG
- a CDS encoding class I SAM-dependent methyltransferase, producing MNPSEKSTVDEIRARFDNDVDRFSNLETGQSATMDAPLVLDLITRVAAAHRPDAKDVLDIGCGAGNYTLKLLQRIAGMNCTLIDLSQPMLDRARQRVSEDGAQEITTIQGDIREVEIPDETFDVVMAAAVLHHLRDDADWKHVFQKIYQAMRPGGIFLVSDLVTSDLPAADQVQWKRYGEYLTNFRDDAYRQTVFDYIEKEDTPRSVLFQVDVCRKVGFRQVEVLHLNSCFGAYCAVK from the coding sequence ATGAATCCCTCAGAGAAATCAACGGTAGATGAAATCAGGGCCCGCTTCGACAACGACGTCGATCGCTTTTCGAACCTGGAAACAGGGCAATCGGCCACGATGGATGCCCCGTTGGTGCTAGATCTGATCACGCGTGTCGCCGCTGCCCACCGGCCAGACGCGAAGGATGTTCTCGATATTGGCTGTGGTGCCGGAAACTACACCTTAAAGCTGCTCCAGCGAATTGCTGGAATGAACTGCACGCTGATTGACCTTAGCCAGCCGATGCTCGATCGGGCCCGACAGCGTGTGTCAGAGGATGGAGCCCAAGAAATAACCACCATTCAAGGAGATATTCGCGAAGTCGAAATCCCCGACGAAACTTTCGATGTCGTGATGGCTGCCGCTGTGCTGCATCATCTTCGCGACGATGCCGACTGGAAGCATGTCTTCCAGAAAATCTACCAGGCGATGCGTCCCGGTGGAATCTTCTTGGTGAGCGATCTGGTGACTTCCGATTTACCAGCGGCTGACCAGGTTCAATGGAAACGGTACGGCGAGTACCTCACCAACTTCCGAGATGACGCCTATCGTCAGACCGTCTTCGATTACATCGAAAAAGAAGACACCCCGCGGAGTGTCCTCTTTCAAGTCGATGTGTGCCGAAAGGTTGGTTTTCGCCAAGTCGAGGTGTTGCACCTGAACTCATGCTTTGGTGCGTATTGTGCGGTGAAGTGA
- a CDS encoding glycosyltransferase codes for MQKLMLIIPTLDRSGAEKQLTMLAKGLPRDQFDVSVCCLTRGGPYSEELSAAGIPVTVIGKQLKIDPAAYWRLKKHIQEVKPDIVHTWLFAANSYGRKAAQAAGVRHILCGERCVDPWKITHEHFIDQYLDRFTDKILVNSSGIVDFYVKKGRDKNKFVVIPNGIDLIDGSPQISKEELWNQLRLPSNAKMMLSVGRLWPQKRMKDLIWATEILKRIRDDAFLVIVGDGPQRERLVRYTQQVTIDDKVRIAGPRDDVADLMRHATLFMLASGYEGQSNALMEAMSIGLPVAVSDIPGNRDLVTHDENGYLVGLGQRTEYSRFANFLLEDEALRNRFSEAARKTIGEQFSVQQMIDRHAALYQSLS; via the coding sequence ATGCAGAAACTGATGCTCATCATCCCGACGCTTGATCGTTCGGGGGCCGAGAAACAACTGACGATGTTGGCCAAGGGATTGCCTCGCGATCAGTTCGATGTTTCGGTCTGTTGCCTGACGCGGGGTGGTCCTTATAGCGAAGAGTTGAGTGCGGCTGGCATCCCGGTGACGGTGATCGGAAAGCAGTTGAAGATCGATCCGGCTGCTTATTGGCGACTCAAGAAACACATTCAAGAAGTCAAGCCCGACATCGTTCACACCTGGCTTTTCGCTGCCAACAGCTACGGTCGCAAGGCGGCCCAAGCAGCCGGCGTCCGCCATATTCTGTGCGGCGAACGTTGCGTCGATCCCTGGAAGATCACCCACGAGCATTTCATCGATCAATATCTCGATCGCTTTACTGACAAGATCTTGGTCAACAGTTCCGGCATCGTCGACTTCTACGTGAAGAAGGGACGCGACAAGAACAAGTTTGTCGTCATTCCCAACGGCATTGATCTGATCGACGGCTCTCCTCAGATCAGCAAAGAGGAGCTTTGGAACCAGTTGCGATTGCCGTCCAACGCCAAGATGATGCTCAGCGTGGGACGTCTGTGGCCGCAGAAGCGAATGAAAGACCTCATCTGGGCGACCGAGATATTGAAGCGGATCCGCGATGATGCGTTTCTGGTAATCGTCGGCGATGGTCCCCAGCGCGAACGGCTAGTGCGATACACGCAGCAGGTCACCATCGACGACAAGGTGCGGATTGCCGGACCACGTGACGACGTGGCCGATTTGATGCGGCATGCCACCCTGTTTATGCTCGCCAGTGGTTATGAAGGCCAATCGAATGCCTTGATGGAGGCGATGTCGATTGGCCTGCCGGTGGCAGTCAGCGATATTCCCGGCAACCGCGACTTAGTTACCCACGACGAGAACGGTTACCTCGTCGGTTTAGGACAGCGGACCGAGTATTCCCGCTTTGCCAATTTCCTGCTGGAAGACGAGGCCCTGAGAAACCGCTTCTCGGAAGCCGCGCGAAAGACAATCGGCGAGCAGTTTAGCGTCCAGCAAATGATCGATCGACACGCGGCTCTCTATCAGAGTTTGTCGTAA
- a CDS encoding DUF4190 domain-containing protein produces MKPHRGVLILVLGILGLIACCFCAPAAWYMGSQDLAEIDAGRMDPEGRQMTQIGMILGMVGVGLWVLGIVIQVALVLFAGGLAAAGAAN; encoded by the coding sequence ATGAAACCACATCGTGGTGTACTCATTTTGGTCCTGGGAATTCTCGGTCTGATCGCATGTTGTTTTTGTGCCCCGGCGGCCTGGTATATGGGCTCGCAAGATTTGGCGGAAATCGATGCGGGTCGGATGGATCCCGAAGGGCGTCAAATGACGCAGATCGGCATGATTCTCGGCATGGTCGGCGTGGGCCTATGGGTCTTGGGGATCGTGATTCAAGTTGCGCTCGTCCTCTTTGCTGGCGGATTGGCTGCCGCCGGTGCTGCCAACTAA
- a CDS encoding DUF1559 domain-containing protein, protein MPSQAIISKRYLRRGFTLVELLVVIAIIGILIGLLLPAVQRAREAARRTQCVNQLKQIGLAWHNHTDTYNAFPTGGYAQHVFVTFNGGRPGALEKQAAGWAFQILPFMERDTVHNGKPGGTDLESSKYAMSVPIPEYFCPSRRSPSSEPSKLIPMCWSYNGTNGNTFDQVSRAQIDYAGGNQEGTGVLARNFTGTCGDTSSGSVGPRKNLYDFSSVTDGTSNTLMVAEKCVNLNTLGQGTQEGDIYGYTSGWDGPPSSNPGITHETVRRTDLEPWPDITGTAPLNGANRFGSSHDGGLNALLVDGSVRFIPYTIELDLFRKLGDKGDGEVVSLP, encoded by the coding sequence ATGCCCTCACAAGCGATCATTTCGAAACGCTACCTCCGCCGAGGGTTCACGCTGGTCGAACTCCTGGTGGTAATCGCAATTATTGGAATTCTAATTGGGCTGCTCTTACCAGCGGTTCAGCGGGCTCGCGAGGCGGCCAGGCGGACCCAGTGCGTCAACCAACTCAAGCAGATCGGCTTGGCCTGGCATAACCACACCGACACCTACAATGCGTTTCCTACCGGTGGCTATGCTCAGCATGTGTTCGTAACGTTCAATGGTGGCCGTCCAGGGGCACTCGAAAAACAGGCCGCAGGATGGGCCTTTCAGATTCTTCCGTTCATGGAACGCGACACCGTTCACAACGGAAAGCCCGGCGGGACCGATCTGGAATCATCGAAGTACGCGATGAGCGTGCCCATCCCAGAGTACTTCTGCCCAAGCCGTCGCTCACCTTCTTCCGAACCGTCCAAGCTGATTCCGATGTGCTGGAGTTACAACGGCACCAACGGAAACACGTTCGACCAGGTATCCCGCGCCCAGATTGACTATGCCGGCGGCAACCAGGAAGGGACCGGCGTTCTGGCCAGGAACTTTACCGGTACATGCGGCGATACATCCAGCGGAAGCGTTGGACCTCGTAAGAACCTTTATGACTTTTCCTCGGTGACCGACGGAACCAGTAACACGCTGATGGTGGCCGAGAAGTGCGTCAATCTCAACACGCTTGGTCAAGGCACCCAGGAAGGAGACATCTACGGATACACCTCTGGCTGGGATGGCCCTCCGTCCAGCAATCCAGGCATCACGCACGAAACGGTACGCCGAACCGACCTCGAACCGTGGCCAGATATTACCGGAACGGCACCGCTCAACGGCGCCAACCGTTTCGGCAGTTCTCATGATGGCGGCCTGAATGCTCTGCTAGTCGACGGCAGCGTGAGGTTCATCCCCTACACGATCGAACTCGATCTTTTTCGGAAACTAGGGGACAAAGGGGACGGGGAAGTGGTAAGCTTGCCTTAG
- the glgC gene encoding glucose-1-phosphate adenylyltransferase gives MENVLTVILAGGKGSRLEPLTRDRAKPAVPFGGVYRIIDFALSNCLNSGFRQIQLLTQYKAQSLDRHINVGWQRYFCRELGECIDVVPPQQRIDEQWYQGTADAVYQNIYAIEKHRPKYVVILAGDHIYKMNYASMLDFHIENGADLTIGALKTTIKEARSFGVMQIDREQKILGFDEKPENPKTIPGDDQHCLASMGIYVFNAAFLFEQLCKDATNRTSAHDFGRNIIPSIIDTHRIYAFPFRDENRKRDAYWRDVGTLDAYYEANMDLVSVDPQLNIYDEAWPLRTYQPNVPPPKFVFGGESDPSRRGYALDSVVCGGSIISGGEVERSIIGPRVRVNSFSSVHDSILFEGVSVGRHSQIRRAIIDKGVSIPSDTQIGFDLELDRSRGFTVTQSGLVVIAKEDLIEPQLNSGKPQVA, from the coding sequence ATGGAGAACGTACTCACCGTGATCCTTGCCGGCGGCAAGGGTTCCCGCTTGGAACCACTCACGCGCGATCGCGCGAAGCCAGCGGTCCCCTTTGGCGGCGTTTATCGCATCATCGATTTTGCTCTTTCGAATTGCCTGAACAGTGGCTTTCGGCAAATTCAATTGCTGACGCAGTACAAAGCGCAAAGCCTAGACCGCCATATCAACGTCGGCTGGCAGCGGTACTTCTGCCGCGAACTGGGCGAATGCATCGACGTCGTGCCGCCCCAGCAACGAATCGACGAGCAGTGGTACCAAGGCACCGCCGATGCGGTTTACCAAAACATCTACGCCATCGAAAAGCATCGTCCCAAGTACGTTGTGATTCTGGCAGGCGATCACATCTACAAGATGAACTACGCCTCGATGCTCGACTTCCACATCGAGAACGGGGCTGACCTGACGATTGGGGCCCTGAAAACAACCATCAAAGAAGCAAGGTCGTTCGGCGTAATGCAGATCGATCGCGAGCAGAAGATCCTCGGTTTCGATGAGAAGCCGGAGAACCCCAAGACCATTCCCGGCGATGATCAGCACTGCCTGGCCTCGATGGGGATTTACGTCTTCAATGCGGCATTTCTGTTCGAGCAGCTTTGCAAGGACGCCACCAATCGAACTAGCGCCCATGACTTCGGACGGAACATCATTCCGTCGATCATCGATACGCATCGCATCTACGCGTTCCCCTTCCGGGACGAGAACCGGAAACGCGATGCCTACTGGCGTGACGTCGGTACGCTGGATGCTTACTACGAGGCGAATATGGACCTTGTATCGGTCGATCCGCAACTGAACATCTACGACGAAGCTTGGCCGCTACGGACCTATCAGCCTAACGTACCGCCACCGAAGTTCGTCTTTGGCGGGGAATCCGATCCCAGCCGTCGCGGGTACGCGCTCGATAGCGTCGTCTGCGGTGGGTCGATTATCTCCGGCGGTGAGGTCGAACGGAGCATCATTGGCCCGCGCGTCCGCGTGAATAGCTTTTCGTCGGTGCACGATTCGATTTTGTTCGAGGGCGTTTCGGTCGGCCGGCACAGTCAAATCCGCCGAGCGATCATCGACAAAGGCGTTTCCATTCCTTCGGATACTCAGATCGGCTTCGATCTGGAACTCGACCGGAGCCGCGGCTTTACCGTCACGCAGTCAGGACTGGTCGTGATCGCCAAGGAAGACTTAATCGAGCCACAATTGAATTCTGGCAAGCCCCAAGTTGCCTGA